One Xylanivirga thermophila DNA segment encodes these proteins:
- the spoIIIAA gene encoding stage III sporulation protein AA translates to METRQHFKNSWEQIIFAALPNNIRNIIKAIPQRLLSGLEEIRIREGRPFTIYSYGDVYFISPNGQPSFNPAEAYYITNYDSQKILQLISNYSIYALEDEIKNGYITLKGGYRIGLTGKAVLEEGRIKTLKYINSYNIRISREVIGAADKVLPYIIDKNMVLHTLILSPPQMGKTTLLRDIARQLSNGFSNFNGIKVGIVDERSEIAACFQGIPQNNVGIQTDILDACPKAEGIVMLMRSMSPNVIITDEIGKFEDIQAIEEALNTGISIITTAHGKNIQDALNRPVLANVINKRLFDRILILGNSKGVGTVEAVYETKNFTNILKSPIK, encoded by the coding sequence ATGGAAACAAGACAACACTTTAAAAACAGTTGGGAACAAATCATATTTGCAGCCTTACCTAATAATATACGGAATATCATAAAGGCTATACCCCAACGACTGCTATCTGGTCTTGAAGAAATTAGAATCAGAGAAGGTAGACCATTTACTATATATAGTTATGGAGATGTGTATTTTATCTCTCCAAATGGTCAACCTTCTTTTAATCCTGCAGAAGCATATTATATTACTAACTATGACAGTCAAAAAATTTTACAGCTTATATCTAATTATTCAATATACGCATTAGAAGATGAAATCAAAAATGGATATATAACTTTAAAAGGTGGTTATAGAATAGGCTTAACTGGTAAGGCCGTATTAGAAGAAGGGAGGATCAAAACTCTTAAATACATAAACTCTTATAATATACGTATATCGAGAGAAGTTATTGGAGCAGCTGACAAAGTTTTACCTTATATAATAGATAAGAATATGGTGCTTCATACACTTATATTGTCACCTCCCCAAATGGGGAAAACTACTTTACTCAGAGATATAGCTAGACAGCTTAGTAATGGCTTTTCTAATTTTAATGGTATAAAAGTAGGAATTGTAGATGAACGATCAGAAATAGCAGCTTGTTTTCAAGGGATACCACAAAATAACGTGGGTATACAAACTGATATTCTAGATGCGTGTCCTAAGGCTGAAGGGATTGTAATGCTTATGAGATCTATGTCACCTAATGTGATTATAACAGATGAAATAGGCAAGTTCGAAGATATACAAGCTATAGAAGAAGCTTTAAATACAGGTATTTCTATTATAACTACCGCTCATGGCAAAAATATACAAGATGCTTTAAATAGGCCAGTATTGGCAAATGTAATAAATAAAAGGCTGTTTGACAGAATTTTAATACTAGGAAATTCTAAAGGAGTAGGAACAGTAGAAGCAGTGTATGAAACAAAAAATTTTACAAATATATTAAAAAGCCCTATTAAATAG
- the spoIIIAB gene encoding stage III sporulation protein SpoIIIAB: MIKMINSIIIVFCSTILGIYTANKYVSRVRELRALQMAFTQLETEMMYYCTFFPEALKNISINLPEQLKSFFDIIVKNLIAEPGCMIQNAWENALDNSKQKLHLSEDDYDILYAFGNHIATSDKESQHRYFELIQIQLKQQEKKAQQECDKYSKMYRNLGILVGLAIVIVLL, from the coding sequence ATGATAAAGATGATAAACAGCATCATAATTGTCTTTTGTTCTACTATTTTAGGTATATATACGGCAAATAAATATGTATCACGTGTTAGGGAACTAAGGGCATTACAAATGGCATTTACACAGTTAGAAACTGAGATGATGTATTATTGTACTTTTTTCCCAGAAGCATTAAAAAACATAAGCATAAATCTTCCAGAACAACTAAAAAGTTTTTTCGATATAATTGTAAAAAATTTAATTGCGGAACCTGGATGTATGATTCAAAACGCATGGGAAAATGCTCTTGATAATTCAAAACAAAAACTTCACTTATCTGAGGATGATTACGATATATTATATGCATTTGGTAATCATATAGCGACTTCAGATAAAGAGAGTCAGCATAGATACTTTGAATTAATACAGATTCAGTTAAAACAACAAGAAAAGAAAGCCCAACAGGAATGTGATAAATATAGTAAAATGTATAGAAATTTGGGTATATTGGTTGGTTTGGCAATAGTAATAGTTTTATTATAG
- the spoIIIAC gene encoding stage III sporulation protein AC, whose protein sequence is MNVDIIFKIAAIGILISVLNQVLIKAGREEMAMMTTLAGLVLVLLMVINMISDLFNNVKSIFQLY, encoded by the coding sequence ATGAATGTAGATATTATCTTCAAAATAGCAGCTATAGGCATATTGATATCTGTATTAAATCAAGTACTTATTAAAGCTGGTCGGGAAGAAATGGCAATGATGACTACTTTAGCTGGGCTTGTATTGGTGCTTCTAATGGTTATTAATATGATCAGCGATTTATTTAACAATGTTAAGAGTATATTTCAACTATATTAA
- the spoIIIAD gene encoding stage III sporulation protein AD, whose amino-acid sequence MDIMQIVAMGLVATVLAVTVKQDKPELGIFITIAAGIIIFTIILSKLVSIIDILYDLSIKSNLDNMYISIVLKVVAVSYIAEFGAQICKDAGEGTIAKKIELGGKIVILTMAIPILTALMEVIVKILP is encoded by the coding sequence ATGGATATAATGCAAATTGTCGCTATGGGATTGGTTGCGACAGTTTTAGCTGTAACAGTTAAGCAAGATAAGCCCGAATTAGGAATTTTTATTACCATTGCAGCAGGCATCATAATATTTACTATTATTCTATCAAAACTAGTTTCCATAATAGATATTTTATATGATTTAAGTATAAAATCAAATTTAGATAATATGTACATATCCATAGTATTAAAAGTAGTAGCTGTCTCATACATCGCCGAGTTCGGTGCACAGATATGCAAAGATGCAGGGGAAGGAACTATTGCAAAGAAGATTGAACTTGGAGGAAAAATAGTAATATTGACTATGGCTATACCAATACTTACTGCCTTAATGGAGGTCATAGTGAAAATTCTTCCTTAA
- the spoIIIAE gene encoding stage III sporulation protein AE: MKNKYILKFFIIAILVSISFYSVSYAADPEELSSKDIRTELENNTEQQLEKINTVSIDKLLEDVTMAGNPLVKNLSIKQLASKIIRGDFKLDGKWIFGELVDIFFYEVRLNLKWILQIIIIAIICSILHNLQSSFQDSSIGEIAYFACYITISVLIIKSLISVLNVSNLAIHQMVSFIQIFSPILIALLLAIGGVASSSIFQPTIAMLVGITSTFIEKAILPMIIFLAVLSLVNNISNTVKLDRLLKVFKNICVWILGITFTIFIGVLAIQGMLSSTFDGISIRTAKYTIETFVPVVGGLFSQTVDTIIGCSLLVKNGLGVAGLIILIIICIYPIMKIFTIIVVYKLASALLEPVSDERIAKCLSDIGDTISLILLIIIGIAIMLFIFIGLIIGAGNINMMMR, translated from the coding sequence ATGAAAAACAAATATATTCTTAAATTTTTTATAATAGCAATACTAGTAAGTATAAGCTTTTATAGTGTGAGCTATGCAGCAGACCCAGAAGAACTTTCTTCTAAAGATATACGAACTGAATTAGAGAATAATACAGAGCAGCAATTAGAAAAAATAAATACAGTTAGCATTGACAAATTATTAGAGGATGTAACTATGGCTGGTAATCCTTTAGTAAAAAATCTAAGTATAAAACAGCTCGCTAGTAAAATAATAAGGGGAGATTTTAAATTAGATGGCAAATGGATATTTGGCGAATTAGTGGATATATTTTTCTATGAGGTAAGGTTAAACTTAAAATGGATATTACAAATAATAATAATCGCTATAATCTGTAGTATTTTACATAATCTGCAGAGTTCATTCCAAGATTCATCAATAGGAGAAATAGCATATTTTGCTTGTTATATTACAATCTCGGTACTTATTATAAAAAGTTTAATATCAGTATTAAATGTAAGTAATCTAGCTATTCATCAAATGGTATCGTTTATACAGATTTTTTCTCCTATACTTATAGCATTATTGTTAGCAATAGGTGGAGTTGCGTCTTCTAGCATATTCCAACCGACTATTGCTATGCTGGTAGGTATTACTAGTACATTTATAGAAAAAGCCATACTGCCAATGATTATATTTTTGGCAGTGTTGTCATTGGTAAATAATATAAGTAATACAGTGAAATTAGATCGCTTACTGAAGGTTTTTAAAAATATTTGTGTTTGGATATTGGGTATTACCTTTACTATTTTTATAGGTGTACTAGCTATACAAGGTATGCTTTCATCAACTTTTGATGGTATATCTATTAGAACAGCAAAGTACACAATAGAAACTTTTGTTCCGGTAGTAGGAGGCTTATTTTCCCAAACAGTAGATACTATAATAGGTTGTTCATTACTAGTAAAAAATGGGTTAGGTGTAGCTGGATTGATTATCCTTATAATAATATGTATATATCCCATAATGAAAATTTTTACAATAATTGTGGTTTATAAATTGGCCAGCGCGCTTTTGGAACCTGTTTCCGATGAACGAATAGCAAAATGTTTAAGTGACATAGGGGATACAATTTCTTTGATTTTATTGATTATTATAGGAATTGCTATTATGCTTTTTATCTTTATTGGGCTTATTATAGGAGCAGGTAATATAAATATGATGATGAGATAA
- the spoIIIAF gene encoding stage III sporulation protein AF codes for MQYIFRNWIVSLTGIILLGVIIDLILPSTSFKKYIKFFVGIITMIVILNPILELCDQSSFLKDSILRNNFIINSQQLNYQSQLINDQQQQQINELYVQTLQEQIEEHIKGLGKYDYVKAKVYLDSSKIEKVELTLRKQKDSFVYPVDIDINNSNSDYEIDENDIKQIETLLEGVYGVTKKKIIIN; via the coding sequence GTGCAATATATTTTTCGAAATTGGATAGTTAGCTTAACGGGGATAATACTACTGGGAGTAATAATAGATTTAATATTACCTTCTACGAGTTTTAAAAAATATATAAAGTTTTTTGTTGGTATTATAACTATGATAGTAATATTAAATCCAATACTTGAGCTGTGTGATCAATCAAGTTTTCTAAAGGATAGTATATTAAGAAATAATTTTATAATAAACTCTCAACAGCTTAATTACCAAAGCCAACTGATAAATGATCAACAACAACAGCAAATAAATGAATTGTATGTCCAAACTCTACAGGAACAAATAGAAGAGCATATTAAGGGTCTAGGAAAATATGATTATGTTAAGGCAAAAGTTTATTTGGATTCATCTAAAATAGAGAAAGTTGAATTGACATTAAGAAAACAAAAAGACAGTTTTGTTTATCCTGTTGATATAGATATAAACAATAGTAATAGTGATTATGAAATAGATGAAAATGATATAAAACAGATAGAAACCTTATTAGAAGGGGTATATGGAGTAACCAAGAAAAAAATTATAATAAACTAA
- a CDS encoding stage III sporulation protein AG, translating to MQQKNSSFKKLLTKIKGIKNIEIVIAILIMAVIIAIFTSSINTSSYNINDKHKDQNTTKQTSIENQNTQNPIVEQEVRLQEKLSAIKGAGKVEVMITYKSSKEVITATNTMESNTTTQEEDSNGGNRKVTQSDINSQAVTMNDGNGAKPLIIKELEPEIKGVIVIAEGANDINVKMQLLRAVQTVLGVNADQVDVFVMESK from the coding sequence GTGCAACAAAAGAACAGCAGTTTTAAAAAACTTTTAACTAAAATAAAGGGGATAAAAAATATTGAAATTGTCATTGCTATTTTAATAATGGCAGTTATTATTGCAATTTTTACATCTAGTATAAATACATCTTCATATAATATTAATGATAAGCATAAGGATCAAAATACTACAAAGCAAACTTCAATAGAAAATCAAAATACACAAAACCCTATTGTTGAACAGGAGGTAAGATTGCAAGAAAAGCTATCAGCTATAAAGGGTGCAGGAAAAGTGGAGGTGATGATTACATATAAATCTAGTAAAGAGGTGATAACAGCAACAAATACTATGGAATCAAACACCACTACACAGGAGGAAGACAGTAATGGTGGAAATAGGAAGGTTACCCAAAGTGATATTAATTCGCAAGCTGTAACTATGAATGATGGTAATGGAGCTAAGCCTCTAATTATAAAGGAATTAGAACCAGAGATAAAGGGTGTTATAGTTATTGCTGAAGGAGCAAATGATATAAATGTAAAGATGCAACTTTTAAGGGCCGTGCAAACTGTATTAGGAGTTAATGCGGACCAAGTTGATGTATTTGTTATGGAATCAAAATAG
- a CDS encoding SpoIIIAH-like family protein, whose translation MLVVKKKNMVLGILVVLLIITGYLNYSYNQNKFPDSSEKIVQNNAKTDKDKNNGQDNKKDSGITVKDDEEAANVSSSFFKTYRQDREDTRSEEIKYIKSIIDNPESDAEMKKEAQAQLLDITNNMEKELTIESIIKSKGFQDAIAIIHKGSVNVVVDKEELSSEEVAQILDVVKRESKSETENIKIIPKS comes from the coding sequence ATGTTAGTTGTAAAAAAGAAAAACATGGTGCTGGGAATATTGGTTGTGTTACTTATAATTACTGGTTATCTAAATTATTCATATAATCAAAATAAATTTCCTGACTCTTCAGAAAAAATAGTACAAAATAATGCTAAAACAGATAAAGATAAGAATAATGGGCAAGATAATAAAAAAGATAGTGGTATAACAGTAAAGGATGATGAAGAAGCCGCCAATGTTTCTTCAAGCTTTTTTAAAACATATAGGCAAGATAGAGAGGATACACGCTCTGAGGAAATTAAATATATAAAAAGTATAATAGATAATCCAGAATCTGATGCAGAAATGAAAAAGGAAGCTCAAGCACAACTTTTAGATATTACTAACAATATGGAGAAAGAACTTACCATAGAATCTATAATAAAATCAAAAGGATTCCAAGATGCAATAGCAATTATACATAAAGGTTCGGTAAATGTAGTGGTCGATAAAGAAGAACTATCTTCCGAAGAAGTAGCTCAAATATTAGACGTAGTAAAAAGAGAATCCAAAAGTGAAACGGAAAATATAAAAATTATACCAAAATCTTGA
- a CDS encoding Asp23/Gls24 family envelope stress response protein: MAENIESKVDEYGKVTFADEVVAIIAGLATTEVKGVSSMSGGITGGFTEMIGMKNLSKGVKVQVGEKEAAIDLFLIVEYGVRIPEVAWNIQENVKKTVETMTGLSVVEVNVHIQGINFEKVAKKAEVDEEEK; the protein is encoded by the coding sequence TTGGCAGAAAATATTGAAAGCAAAGTAGATGAATATGGTAAGGTTACTTTTGCTGATGAAGTTGTAGCAATAATAGCAGGTTTAGCCACTACCGAAGTAAAAGGTGTATCTTCTATGAGTGGTGGTATAACCGGTGGTTTTACTGAAATGATTGGTATGAAAAATCTATCAAAGGGAGTTAAAGTACAGGTTGGAGAAAAAGAAGCGGCTATAGATTTATTCTTAATAGTAGAATATGGGGTAAGGATCCCCGAGGTTGCTTGGAATATTCAGGAGAATGTTAAAAAAACAGTTGAAACGATGACAGGTTTATCAGTTGTAGAAGTAAATGTGCATATACAGGGGATAAATTTTGAAAAAGTAGCAAAAAAAGCAGAAGTAGATGAAGAAGAGAAATAG
- the amaP gene encoding alkaline shock response membrane anchor protein AmaP: protein MKKGMFGRIVLTIYLIIVIAFSVILLLGGIGALSFEQIGEYIADIDYISSVTIPIIIISLILLILSFSMLFSGKEGKRQSSALVKNTDLGIIHVSFSTLNTMAQKAVRKFNEVKDVKSIIISEIDGVKVNIKIIVMPDVKIPELTQSIQKEVKEYIETTAGISVKEVQIFVENLSTFQKGKVE, encoded by the coding sequence ATGAAAAAGGGAATGTTTGGGAGAATAGTATTGACTATATATCTTATTATTGTTATTGCCTTTTCTGTTATATTACTTTTAGGCGGTATAGGAGCTTTGTCTTTTGAACAAATTGGTGAATATATTGCGGATATAGATTATATTTCATCGGTAACAATTCCAATAATTATTATTTCACTAATTTTGCTAATTCTAAGCTTTAGCATGTTGTTTTCAGGAAAGGAAGGTAAAAGGCAAAGCAGTGCACTAGTCAAAAATACAGACTTGGGTATAATACATGTGTCTTTTTCAACATTAAACACCATGGCACAAAAGGCGGTAAGAAAATTTAATGAAGTAAAAGATGTAAAAAGTATTATAATATCGGAAATAGATGGTGTAAAAGTTAATATCAAAATAATAGTAATGCCCGATGTCAAAATACCAGAACTTACTCAATCTATACAAAAGGAAGTAAAAGAATACATAGAAACTACAGCAGGTATATCAGTCAAAGAAGTGCAAATATTTGTTGAAAATCTGTCTACGTTTCAGAAGGGTAAGGTTGAATAA
- a CDS encoding DUF2273 domain-containing protein, translating to MSRDDILYFLKENKGKVFGILIGLIFGILILSIGFWRSFFLILCVLIGYWIGYSRDNGEKFLDFLDRILPKRH from the coding sequence ATGAGCCGCGACGATATTTTATATTTTTTAAAAGAAAACAAAGGGAAAGTGTTTGGTATTTTAATAGGATTGATATTTGGAATATTGATACTTTCCATAGGGTTTTGGCGGTCTTTTTTCCTGATATTATGTGTTCTGATAGGTTATTGGATTGGGTATTCACGTGATAATGGAGAAAAATTTCTTGACTTTTTAGATAGAATATTGCCAAAACGGCATTAA
- the nusB gene encoding transcription antitermination factor NusB: protein MSRRDAREVAMKIIYQYEFGQACDDDLIKEMSNQVKLSNADMEYLYDVVNGVKNNIVELDSNVDKFLKGWSLDRLAKIDLAILRLSIFEILYRTDVPNSVSINEAVELAKKYGTEKSFSFINGILASVVQHVQ, encoded by the coding sequence ATGTCTAGGAGAGATGCTAGAGAAGTAGCTATGAAAATTATTTATCAATATGAATTTGGACAAGCTTGCGATGATGATTTAATAAAAGAAATGTCAAACCAAGTTAAATTGTCAAACGCTGATATGGAGTATTTATATGATGTAGTAAATGGTGTAAAAAACAATATAGTGGAATTAGACAGTAATGTTGATAAATTTTTAAAGGGATGGAGTTTAGACAGACTTGCTAAAATAGATTTAGCTATCCTGCGATTATCAATATTTGAGATATTATACAGAACTGATGTTCCGAATAGCGTTTCAATAAATGAAGCTGTAGAATTAGCTAAAAAATATGGAACAGAAAAATCATTTTCCTTTATAAATGGTATATTAGCGAGTGTGGTTCAACATGTGCAATGA
- a CDS encoding tRNA (adenosine(37)-N6)-threonylcarbamoyltransferase complex transferase subunit TsaD has product MCNDKYVLGIDTSCYTTSISVVDLKQNIVFNERILLDVGLGKVGLQQSEGVFKHINNIPVIINKLMSIIDRNSIVAVCSSIQPRPYESSYMPVFKVSYAMGKVISDILNIPFYTASHQEGHIMAGHFSAKGPNVNTFLAVHLSGGTSELLYVNDCKIGYDIKIIGNTQDLNAGQFVDRLGVEMGLPFPAGPYLEKLADKGEEGGNIIPSFVRNLTIGFSGAETHAKKLLKQGKRKQDIALSIYNCLVKTLEKWIYNGVLYTGINNVLVVGGVSSSNIIRKKLSDKLEKRNPDIKLFFADPELSTDNAEGIALLGVKKYIHDKNIL; this is encoded by the coding sequence ATGTGCAATGATAAATATGTATTAGGAATAGATACCAGCTGCTATACTACATCGATATCAGTTGTGGATTTGAAACAAAATATTGTATTCAACGAAAGGATTTTATTAGATGTAGGATTGGGCAAAGTAGGATTGCAGCAATCAGAAGGTGTGTTTAAACATATTAATAACATTCCTGTTATTATCAATAAATTAATGAGCATTATAGATAGAAATAGTATAGTAGCAGTTTGTAGTAGTATACAACCTCGCCCATATGAAAGTTCATATATGCCAGTTTTTAAAGTATCGTATGCTATGGGAAAAGTTATATCTGATATATTAAATATACCTTTTTATACTGCCAGCCATCAGGAAGGGCATATTATGGCTGGTCATTTTTCTGCAAAGGGTCCTAATGTAAATACCTTTTTAGCTGTTCATCTGTCTGGAGGTACATCAGAATTACTATACGTAAACGATTGTAAGATAGGGTATGATATAAAAATTATAGGTAATACCCAAGATCTGAATGCAGGACAGTTTGTAGATAGATTAGGTGTGGAAATGGGACTGCCATTCCCTGCTGGACCCTATTTAGAGAAGTTAGCAGATAAAGGAGAAGAGGGCGGAAACATTATTCCATCATTTGTAAGAAATCTGACTATTGGATTTTCAGGTGCCGAAACTCATGCAAAAAAGCTGTTAAAGCAAGGGAAACGAAAACAAGATATTGCTCTGTCAATTTATAATTGTCTTGTAAAGACATTGGAAAAATGGATATATAATGGTGTACTATATACTGGTATAAATAATGTATTGGTAGTAGGTGGAGTATCTTCAAGCAATATTATTCGTAAAAAGCTTTCAGATAAGTTAGAAAAGCGGAATCCTGATATAAAACTTTTTTTTGCAGATCCTGAATTATCTACGGACAATGCTGAAGGTATTGCACTGTTAGGGGTAAAAAAATATATACATGATAAAAACATTTTATAG
- the folD gene encoding bifunctional methylenetetrahydrofolate dehydrogenase/methenyltetrahydrofolate cyclohydrolase FolD, with amino-acid sequence METKIIDGRVLSDQLRKSIKQKVCELRQNNIMPGLTVILVGDDPASQIYVRNKKRACEQVGINSNVIRLDNNITEYELLGKIHDLNEDPSVHGILVQLPLPSHISSERIINTIDPSKDVDGFHPVNAGKLLAGQPYLAPCTPRGIIKLIESTGEDISGKHAVVIGRSNIVGKPVSIMLLQKNATVTICHSKTIELDKIARQGDILVVAMGRPQSITDKYIKTGAIVIDVGTSRVNGKLLGDVVFQAAKGKAGWITPVPGGVGPMTITMLLENTILAAQSSSVL; translated from the coding sequence TTGGAAACAAAAATAATAGATGGTAGAGTATTATCTGATCAGCTACGCAAATCCATAAAGCAAAAAGTTTGTGAATTAAGGCAAAATAATATTATGCCTGGATTAACGGTTATATTAGTAGGTGATGACCCAGCGTCACAGATATATGTTAGAAATAAGAAGCGGGCATGTGAGCAAGTAGGAATAAACTCCAATGTTATAAGATTAGATAATAATATAACTGAATATGAACTATTGGGAAAAATACATGATCTAAATGAAGATCCCTCTGTTCATGGTATATTAGTTCAACTCCCATTACCTAGTCATATTTCATCTGAAAGAATAATAAACACAATAGATCCAAGTAAAGACGTCGATGGATTTCATCCAGTTAATGCAGGAAAACTGTTAGCTGGACAGCCCTACTTAGCACCTTGTACTCCACGTGGGATTATCAAGTTGATTGAATCTACTGGCGAGGATATATCTGGAAAACACGCTGTAGTTATAGGAAGGAGTAATATAGTTGGTAAGCCAGTTAGTATTATGTTATTGCAAAAAAATGCTACTGTCACAATATGTCATTCTAAAACTATAGAATTAGACAAAATTGCAAGACAAGGTGATATACTGGTAGTTGCTATGGGAAGGCCACAAAGTATTACAGATAAATACATAAAAACAGGTGCTATTGTTATTGATGTAGGTACATCAAGGGTAAACGGAAAATTGTTAGGTGATGTAGTATTTCAAGCTGCAAAAGGTAAAGCAGGATGGATTACTCCTGTACCAGGCGGGGTAGGACCTATGACCATAACCATGCTTCTTGAAAACACTATCTTGGCTGCACAGAGTAGTTCAGTTTTATGA
- the xseA gene encoding exodeoxyribonuclease VII large subunit, giving the protein MIDRIVFSVYQINKYVKETLDYDPILQNVWIRGEISNFKWHSSGHMYFTLKDKSAKVRCVMFKQKNHTLDFIPRDGMAVILLGGISLYSQEGQYQVYVDYMEQDGLGKLYAEFLKLKDRLQKEGLFDTKLKKQIPFFPTKVAVVTSHTGAAVQDIIDVMHRRCPMTDIFVVPVLVQGKNASKQIAAALDYINTRSDIDVIILARGGGSIEELWAFNEEQTAYAIYHSHIPVISGIGHETDFTIADFVSDLRAPTPSAAAEIAVPDLNNIMDQMENLTFRAIKAISRDIDDKRQYIDTFLNNYIIKYPQRFVDQRYMQVDFLYSQLYSFINTILSNKKHKLSSIAGALEALSPLSILARGYAQINKIGYNNNPICSIKQLHSGDNVQLCLHDGKAICYIDKIMGG; this is encoded by the coding sequence ATGATAGATAGAATAGTTTTTTCCGTTTATCAAATTAATAAGTATGTAAAGGAAACATTAGATTATGACCCCATATTGCAAAATGTATGGATAAGAGGGGAAATTTCCAATTTTAAATGGCATTCCTCAGGACATATGTACTTTACACTAAAGGACAAATCTGCTAAAGTTCGATGTGTTATGTTTAAGCAAAAAAACCATACATTAGATTTTATACCTCGTGATGGTATGGCAGTGATCTTATTGGGGGGAATATCGCTTTATTCTCAGGAAGGACAGTATCAAGTATATGTAGATTATATGGAACAAGACGGGCTAGGTAAATTGTATGCTGAATTTTTAAAACTTAAAGATCGTTTACAAAAAGAAGGACTATTTGATACCAAGTTAAAAAAACAAATTCCATTTTTCCCGACAAAAGTGGCTGTAGTCACATCTCATACTGGGGCAGCAGTACAAGATATTATAGATGTAATGCATAGAAGATGTCCAATGACAGATATTTTTGTAGTGCCTGTATTAGTGCAAGGAAAAAATGCTTCTAAACAAATAGCAGCTGCATTAGATTATATAAATACTAGAAGTGATATAGATGTCATAATCTTAGCAAGAGGAGGAGGTTCTATAGAAGAATTGTGGGCATTTAACGAGGAACAGACGGCATATGCAATATATCACTCCCACATACCTGTCATATCGGGTATAGGCCACGAAACCGATTTTACTATTGCAGATTTTGTATCTGATTTAAGGGCTCCCACTCCGTCTGCTGCTGCTGAAATAGCAGTACCAGATTTGAATAATATCATGGATCAAATGGAGAACTTAACATTTAGAGCTATTAAAGCCATTAGTAGAGATATAGATGATAAAAGACAATATATAGATACTTTTTTGAATAATTATATTATAAAATATCCACAAAGATTTGTTGATCAAAGATATATGCAAGTAGATTTTTTATATTCTCAATTATATAGTTTTATAAATACGATTTTATCTAATAAAAAACACAAACTTTCCAGTATAGCAGGAGCATTAGAAGCCTTGAGCCCTCTATCCATACTTGCAAGAGGTTATGCACAAATTAATAAGATAGGGTATAATAATAATCCTATATGCAGTATAAAGCAGTTACATTCTGGTGACAATGTGCAATTATGTCTGCACGATGGTAAGGCCATATGTTATATAGATAAAATAATGGGAGGATAA
- the xseB gene encoding exodeoxyribonuclease VII small subunit, translated as MDNSTFESALSRLEYIVKKLESENLTLDESLKLFEEGVKLSAYCNEKLDKAQGKVTILTKNISGELSEEPFNTKYKENIEDDI; from the coding sequence ATGGATAATTCTACATTTGAGAGTGCATTATCTAGATTAGAATATATAGTAAAAAAATTAGAATCTGAAAATTTGACATTGGATGAATCTTTAAAGCTTTTTGAAGAAGGTGTAAAATTATCTGCTTACTGTAATGAAAAACTAGATAAGGCTCAAGGGAAGGTTACTATTCTGACCAAAAATATTTCTGGGGAATTAAGCGAGGAACCATTTAATACAAAATATAAGGAGAATATAGAAGATGACATTTAA